A region of the Microcystis aeruginosa FD4 genome:
ATTATTTATCGATCCCCGCACGGGCGAATCTGCCCTCGATTTGCCGAAAATGTTCGGTATTCACCTGTTCTTATCCGGTTTACTTTGCTTTGGTTTCGGTGCTTTCCATCAAACAGGCCTTTGGGGTCCCGGGATGTGGGTTTCCGATGCCTACGGTTTAACCGGTCATGTGCAGCCCGTAGCTCCCGAATGGGGACCTGCTGGTTTTAACCCCTTTAACCCCGGGGGTGTGGTAGCTCACCACATTGCTGCGGGTATCGTCGGGATTATCGCCGGTTTATTCCATTTAACCGTTCGTCCCCCCGAAAGACTCTATAAAGCCCTGAGAATGGGTAATATCGAAACGGTGCTTTCTAGCAGTATCGCGGCCGTTTTCTTTGCCGCTTTCGTCGTGGCTGGAACCATGTGGTACGGTAATGCTACCACGCCGATCGAACTCTTTGGCCCGACCCGTTACCAATGGGATAAGGGCTATTTCCAAGAAGAAATTGAGCGTCGCGTCGAGGCCAGCATCGCCAATGGGGCCACCATCGCCGAAGCTTACCAAGCAATCCCCGAAAAACTGGCTTTCTATGATTATGTCGGTAATAGCCCCGCTAAAGGTGGTTTATTCCGTACTGGTGCCATGGATAGCGGTGACGGTATCGCTAAATCTTGGTTAGGACACCCTGTGTTCAAAGATGGCGAAGGTCGCGTCCTTAGCGTGCGTCGGATGCCTAACTTCTTTGAAACCTTCCCCGTTGTCCTGACTGACTCGGAAGGTATCGTTCGCGCTGATATTCCTTTCCGTCGTGCGGAATCGAAACTGAGTATCGAACAAAGTGGTGTTACCGTTTCTTTCTACGGTGGCGCTCTCGATGGTCAGGTCTTCAGCGATCCTGCTGATGTGAAGAAATTTGCCCGTAAAGCGCAACTCGGTGAAGCTTTTGAGTTTGACACTGAAACCCTGAAGTCTGACGGGGTATTCCGCACTTCTCCGAGAGGTTGGTTTACTTTCGGTCATGCTGTCTTTGCTTTACTATTCTTCTTCGGTCACATCTGGCACGGTTCTCGTACCATCTACCGCGACGTATTCGCTGGGGTAGATCCCGATCTGGAAGAACAAGTGGAATTCGGTTTATTCCAAAAATTGGGTGATCTTAGCACTCGTAAACAAGAAGTTTAGTTTTAGCTAAATCATCCATATAACTAAAGGAGTCAAGTCTTTGACTCCTTTTTTTGTTAATCACACTATTAAAAACGGATTTATCCTAAATCAGCAGAAAACGGGTTTCTCCGAGAAACCCGTTTTCTGTGCGTTACTCAACGGATTTGGTATTAGTATAAAGTTCGATCGAGCTTTACTTTAAACTGAATACTGAAAAAACCGCTAGTTATAGAAAGAACTAGCGGCTTTTTGCCTGGGGGAAATTACCCGTATATGGAATTACATAGAGGAACCTAAACCGGCGTAAGCTCCGTAGAAGAAAAGACCAACCACGGCGATAACGCCTAGACCGGCGATGGTGGCGACTAACCACAAAGGAATACGACCTTCTGCGAACATGAATAACACCTCCTAATTGCGATGAGAATAAATCGGGACTAATTAGTTAAAGAAATAGCTGGAAAATAAAATTCCCAAGACAGCAACTAGGAGTAAACCTAGGTAAAGAGAAGTACGATTTAACTCGACAGCTTGCCGATTCGGATTAGGTGTTCTTTCCATAATTGTTCTCCTAGCGTTGAATAAACTGCATTGCCGCAATTGCACCGATAAAGAAGACAGTGGGAACCGCTAAGGTATGAACTGCCAACCAGCGAACGGTGAAAATGGGGTAAGAAATGGGTTGATTGGGATTACCACTAGCCATTGTTTTTATCCTTAATTAAAGTAAACTACTGATTAAACTGCTCGATTTGATTTTTGGCCTCAAAGCGATCATTAATGATCGGTAATTCTTGACGCTCTTGAGTGTAATACTCATCGGGACGGGGAGTGCCAAAAACATCGTAAGCTAAACCGGTACTCACGAATAACCAACCTGCGATAAAGAGCATGGGGATGGTGATGCTATGGATAATCCAGTAACGAATACTGGTAACGATATCGCCAAAAGGACGTTCGCCGGTACTACCTGACATGGACGGTTCTCCTCGGAATGATAGGACTTGAAAAATTCAATCTCTATAATAGAGACTTTCTTGACCCTGACACAAGTTTTAGGCCGGTTCGCTAGGGGGATTATATTTCAGTAAAACCCCATTTTGTCCCAAGACAAAACCCTTGTCGGAATTGATAAAAACAATTCGATAGAGATTGGAGGGGACACTTTCCACAGCGCGATTCTTTTTGCCAAGATTGGCCGCTGTCATGACTGACCAAGAGATTGCCGCTACCACCAGCGACCCAAATTTCTTCGGGGGTGCGGTAGTTGAGGTCCAAAAGTCCCCAACTGGTGGAAAATTCGGGGAATACCTTATCTTCCCATGTATCGAGATCATTGGGGCTAGTAAATTGTAGTTGACCACCCCGGGCCAGGGCCCACAGTTCCCCATTTTCACCATAACCGACTTTTTGTAAGCGGCGGGAGGAAAGACGATTGTGGGGTTGCCATTCTGTTGACCCCGGTTCCCAAGTGGAATAAAAGTTCCCGCGTGCGGAAACGGCCACGTATTTACCATCATGGGAACGAACAATTGTCCGGGCCACACCCACAGCACCTTCCACTAAAGCTTGCCAAGTTTTGCCCCCGTCTTTGGTGCGGTAGATAGCGCCTAAATCCGTGACCATTTCGGCGGTTTTGTCGTTCAGGGCGATAATTCCGTAGGGAGAACCGGGTAATTTTTCACTTAAGGGGATACGGGACCAGCTGCTGCCCCCGTCTTCGCTATGGAGAAGAATTGAGGGTTTACCGACAATCCAACCCTCTTGGTTGTGGAAACTGACGGCGCTAAAGCTAACTTTTTCGTCGCCAAGGTTGAGGACTTTTTGCTGCCAGTTGTCCCCCCCATCGCTGGTTTCAAAGAGGGTAGATTTGGTTCCCACTAACCAACCATGCTGCAGGTCGTCGGTAAAGGCGATATCGGCAAAAGTGGAGTCAGTGTCGAGGGTGAGGATTTGCCAAGGACTATTGCTCAGGGATGGCACACTACTACAGCTAAAGCAGAAAAAGGCTACAGCTAGAAATATTACGAATTGTTTCAGTTTTCTCATCAATGGTTCAGAGGTATTGGTCAAGGAATCGGGACGGATTAAGGTTTGTACCCGATGGGTTACAGGCTCATAAGAGCCGTTAGATTTAAAGATAATGAGTGCTTGAGTTAGTTTAAACCATATAAACTAATAAAGAAAACAAATCCTAGCGCTAAAGCCCCGAAAATCAAAATATTTTTTTGTGCGGGAGTGAGACGGTTGACTCCAAAACCATAGCTAAGATTTTCTTGGAATCCCGAAGGAGCATCTTTAGCTCCAATGTTGATAAATTGGGAACGACGCACACCACACACGGGACAGCGCCACGTTTCTGGCAATTCCTCGAAGGGGGTTCCAGCGGGAGTGTTGGTTTTACTATCTCCCTTGCTGGGGTCGTAAACATAGCCGCAGGAGCGACATTCATAGTTGGCAGGGGCCTGGTCGGCTAGAGTTAGTTCTGGTGGGCGATCGCTCATGACTAAGATTAAAGGAATTTTCAACACTCTGTTACAAATTATCCTTGAAAATTGACCCCTCTCACGGGCAAGCCCTGACAGAATACCAAGTTTTCAAGTCTTAAAAGGATTAGCGAGGCAGCATATCGGCTTTAAAAAAGTAAGATTAATCTATTAGGGCTTAAATGTCTATTAAAACTTTATTAAGTTTATATTTGGATTATTTACCCTGATTTTGGTACTCAAATTTATTCCGAAAAATTGAGAAATTTTAGGCAGGGAAGAAATCAGAGGTGAGAAATCACACCTCTAACCGATTATTCTCGACTAAATTGACTAAATCCCCGGCTTAATTTCTTCTTAGAGGCGAGAGTGAAGCTAAATTACTTGTCTCCACCTGTCATATTGAATAAATTTAATCACTTTTAGCGATCGCTTTTATATTTTGGCATAAATGGGCTGCTCCCTCTCTGTTCCCGAAAACGAAAACTTCGCAGCTCACCATTAAGATAACTGCTATCAACCTTATATTATAGGTATATAATCAACCTTAACTAAAAAGAGAGTAAAAATTGTGTTCAACCAGCTTGATTGGAATCCTGCCTACTCAATTGAAACCCTAGAACCAAATACGGTATTTTTTCTATCTGAGCGAGAATCAATCTGTTTTCAAGAGCCGCTTTATTATCGTTTGGTAAGATTAATTGATGGTCAACGTAATCTTGATGAAATTATTGATATTCTTCAGTTAGAATTTTTACAAAATCAAGAAATCAATCCCAATAATCCTAATTTGTTTGCAGTTATTATTAATTATAGTCTGGCAATTCAAAAAGCGATTTTTCAGTTATATAAACGAGGGTTTTTGTTAGAAAAAAAAGAATTATTGCCGTCTAATTTAGCAATTTTATGCCATCATCTTCAGGTTTCTCTATCCCAAGCTTTTGAACGATTACAATCTCTTAAGGTTACGGTTAAAAGCCTAGGCTCAATTCCCCAGCAAGATTTGATCAATATTTTGAATTCCTTGCAAGTTCAAGTCGCAGATGAAGGAGATTTAACCATTATTTTAACCGATAATTATCTTCATCCTGATTTAGATAGTATTAATCAACAAGCTTTAGTCTCACAAAAGCCTTGGTTATTAGTTAATCCCCTGGGAAATCTAGCATGGATTGGTCCCTTATTTGATCCCGATAAAACTGGTTGTTGGCATTGTTTGGCTCAACGATTACGAGATAATCGTCCCGTGGAGGAATTTATCATTAGACAGAGAGAAAATAAGATTTCTTTAATTTCTCCTTTAGGGTTTTCTTCGGCGACAATACAGACGGTTTTAAATATGACGGCTATGGAGATTTTTAAGTGGATTATTCAAGGTAAAAATCAACGTTTAGAAGGAATAATAATGACTTATGATACTTTAAATTTACAATTTCAAGAGCATATTTTAGTTAAACGTCTGAACTGTCCTAGTTGTGGATATTCTCTAAATAAAACACCTTTACCCGTGGTTTTAGGACATCGAAAAAAGGCGTTTACCAGTGATGGGGGACATCGTTTTTGTTCTCCTGAAGAAACCCTAAGAACCTATCAACATCTTATCAGTCCTATTACGGGAATTGTGCGAGAATTAAATAAGATTCCTGGGAATACTTTAGTTCATACTTATGTAGCGAAACATCATTTTCGCGGCCTGTTTGATGATTTAGCCAGTTTACGGCAAAATATTGGAGGTAGAAGTGCGGGAAAAGGCCGTACAGATAGTCAAGCAAAAGCAAGTGGATTTTGTGAAGCTATTGAGCGCTATTCGGGAGTTTTTCAAGGGAATGAAATCAGAGAAAAAGCCAGCTATCAAGCGTTAGGAGATAAAGCTATTCATCCGAATAATTGTATGAATTTTAGTGAAAAACAATATCAACATCGAGAAGAATGGAATGCGAAGAATCAAGGATGGTTTCAAAAAGTGCCTGAACCTTTTGATGAAACTAGAATCATTGATTGGACTCCTGTATGGTCTTTAACTGCTCAAGATTTTAAGTATTTACCGACAGGATATTGTTACTATGGTTATTCTCAATCTGAACCCTTAGATTGTTGGGCAGATTCTAATGGCTGCGCCGCAGGAAATACGATAGAAGAAGCGATTTTACAAGGATTTATGGAGTTAGTGGAACGAGATTGTGTGGCCTTATGGTGGTATAATCAATTAGTTAAACATTCCGTTAATTTAGAGAGCTTTGATGAGCCATATTTTGAGCAATTAAAGCAATATTATGAGGTGTTAAATAGGGAGCTATGGGTGTTAGATATTACCAGTGATTTGAATATCCCTTGTTTTGCTGCTATTAGTCCGATAAAAGAGCGGGAAGTGGAAGATATTTTATTAGGATATGGGGCGCATTTTGACCCGAAAATTGCCATTAGTAGAGCGTTAACGGAGGTTAATCAAATCTTACCGAATGTGTTATCTTTTAAGGAAGATGGGACAACGATTTATAATCCTTCTGCGGATCCTTTGGCGGTTAAATGGTGGCAAACCGCAAGGTTAAGCAATCAATCTTATTTAGTTCCCGATAGTAAGATAATACCGAAAAAAAGCAGTGATTATTTACAATTAGCCAGTGATGATTTATTAGAAGATGTTAAATTGTGTCAGCGAATTGTTGAGTCAAAGGGGATGGAAATGTTAGTATTAGATCAGACTCGTCCCGATATTGGTTTAAGGGTAGCTAAGGTAATTATCCCCGGAATGCGTCATATGTGGAAGCGTTTAGGGGCAGGAAGATTGTATGATGTTCCTGTTAGCATGGGATGGTTAAAAGAAGCTTTAACCGAAGATGAATTAAATCCTTTTCCCATGTGGATGTAAATTTTTAGGGTTATTAGAGTGTTGGGTTTCGTTGCCTCAATCCAACCTACACTCGTCGGTGATCGCACTGTGTTTGTTAACTCTCGTCGTTATTTAGTCCCAGAATCTTAGTTATTCTGGACTTAAACGTACCTGTAGGGGCAAACCCCCTGTGGTTGCCCCCGTGTTGCCCCTGTAGCGCACTAAGGGACTTCCAGAGAATAAAATACCCAACAAAAAAATAGAAAAGTGTTTTTTTGAAAAAGTAATTATTTTTGTCTAGGAAAACAAAGAGTCTCCCATTACAACCTATTTTTCCGAAAAAATAGCAGCATAAACTTTTATACTTCCGAGCTTTTTCGAGTATAACAAGGACAAGTTAAAGAATCAAATACAGTTTTTAGCTAACCATCTTAGTTAACTACAAACTAGGTCTTATCATAATAAATATCAATAAACCATTGCCCCAAATCGGGAAAGTCTTGATTCGTTGATTCTGTGAGACGTTCGATTTTTTCTTCGATTTTTTCCCTGGCTTTTTTAGTAAGCTTTACTCCTTTTTCATAAGTTTCAGTAATCAACTTAACAATCGGGTGTTTTCCTTTCCAAGTCATAGTTTGGGCGAATTTCAAAGCGGTTTCGATTTCATCTAAAATACTCCCATTCCAAGGGTTTTCTAACACAGCCCAGGTTCGTTCAATAGGATTATATTTACTATGGTAAGGGGGATAGTAAGCCAAACGTATATTAACTTGATATTTTTGGGAAAACTCAACTATACGTTTCATGAACTGAGTTCGTCTCGAATTATTTTCTGATCCATTATCTTGATTAATTATCAAAGTTTTATTTTTCTCAAAACGAGATTTTTCAGATTCCCAGAAATCCTCTAATATATCAACAATAAAGTCACTGGTGACTGTGGAGGTAGTGAAATACAAAAACAACTCATCAAATTCTGGAATAAATATTCCGTAAGGGGTTAGGGTTGTTTTCGGATTAAAATCATGATCGTTTGTTTCGACAGTTATTCTATTTTTACCTCCTCGATCCAACAGTCCAATATTAACACGGGCTTTGGCATCTAAACTAAGACGTAACATCGTAGGGTCTTCATCCGCTTCCCGATTAATGTTAGCTAATTCCTCACAGATTGCCTCGGTTTCTGGAATTTTTTTTGAGGTAAAACTTTAGCGACTCTTTTCAGACGATAACCTAAGTTATTTAATTTA
Encoded here:
- the psbB gene encoding photosystem II chlorophyll-binding protein CP47; amino-acid sequence: MGLPWYRVHTVVLNDPGRLISVHLMHTALVAGWAGSMALYELAIFDPSDPVLNPMWRQGMFVLPFMARLGVTGSWGGWSVTGETGVDPGFWSFEGVAAAHIVLSGLLFLAAVWHWVFWDLELFIDPRTGESALDLPKMFGIHLFLSGLLCFGFGAFHQTGLWGPGMWVSDAYGLTGHVQPVAPEWGPAGFNPFNPGGVVAHHIAAGIVGIIAGLFHLTVRPPERLYKALRMGNIETVLSSSIAAVFFAAFVVAGTMWYGNATTPIELFGPTRYQWDKGYFQEEIERRVEASIANGATIAEAYQAIPEKLAFYDYVGNSPAKGGLFRTGAMDSGDGIAKSWLGHPVFKDGEGRVLSVRRMPNFFETFPVVLTDSEGIVRADIPFRRAESKLSIEQSGVTVSFYGGALDGQVFSDPADVKKFARKAQLGEAFEFDTETLKSDGVFRTSPRGWFTFGHAVFALLFFFGHIWHGSRTIYRDVFAGVDPDLEEQVEFGLFQKLGDLSTRKQEV
- a CDS encoding photosystem II reaction center protein J, whose amino-acid sequence is MFAEGRIPLWLVATIAGLGVIAVVGLFFYGAYAGLGSSM
- a CDS encoding photosystem II reaction center protein L; this encodes MERTPNPNRQAVELNRTSLYLGLLLVAVLGILFSSYFFN
- the psbF gene encoding cytochrome b559 subunit beta, whose amino-acid sequence is MASGNPNQPISYPIFTVRWLAVHTLAVPTVFFIGAIAAMQFIQR
- the psbE gene encoding cytochrome b559 subunit alpha yields the protein MSGSTGERPFGDIVTSIRYWIIHSITIPMLFIAGWLFVSTGLAYDVFGTPRPDEYYTQERQELPIINDRFEAKNQIEQFNQ
- a CDS encoding YCF48-related protein, coding for MTAANLGKKNRAVESVPSNLYRIVFINSDKGFVLGQNGVLLKYNPPSEPA
- a CDS encoding rubredoxin gives rise to the protein MSDRPPELTLADQAPANYECRSCGYVYDPSKGDSKTNTPAGTPFEELPETWRCPVCGVRRSQFINIGAKDAPSGFQENLSYGFGVNRLTPAQKNILIFGALALGFVFFISLYGLN
- a CDS encoding TOMM precursor leader peptide-binding protein, with translation MFNQLDWNPAYSIETLEPNTVFFLSERESICFQEPLYYRLVRLIDGQRNLDEIIDILQLEFLQNQEINPNNPNLFAVIINYSLAIQKAIFQLYKRGFLLEKKELLPSNLAILCHHLQVSLSQAFERLQSLKVTVKSLGSIPQQDLINILNSLQVQVADEGDLTIILTDNYLHPDLDSINQQALVSQKPWLLVNPLGNLAWIGPLFDPDKTGCWHCLAQRLRDNRPVEEFIIRQRENKISLISPLGFSSATIQTVLNMTAMEIFKWIIQGKNQRLEGIIMTYDTLNLQFQEHILVKRLNCPSCGYSLNKTPLPVVLGHRKKAFTSDGGHRFCSPEETLRTYQHLISPITGIVRELNKIPGNTLVHTYVAKHHFRGLFDDLASLRQNIGGRSAGKGRTDSQAKASGFCEAIERYSGVFQGNEIREKASYQALGDKAIHPNNCMNFSEKQYQHREEWNAKNQGWFQKVPEPFDETRIIDWTPVWSLTAQDFKYLPTGYCYYGYSQSEPLDCWADSNGCAAGNTIEEAILQGFMELVERDCVALWWYNQLVKHSVNLESFDEPYFEQLKQYYEVLNRELWVLDITSDLNIPCFAAISPIKEREVEDILLGYGAHFDPKIAISRALTEVNQILPNVLSFKEDGTTIYNPSADPLAVKWWQTARLSNQSYLVPDSKIIPKKSSDYLQLASDDLLEDVKLCQRIVESKGMEMLVLDQTRPDIGLRVAKVIIPGMRHMWKRLGAGRLYDVPVSMGWLKEALTEDELNPFPMWM